The following coding sequences lie in one Drosophila sulfurigaster albostrigata strain 15112-1811.04 chromosome 2R, ASM2355843v2, whole genome shotgun sequence genomic window:
- the LOC133837876 gene encoding uncharacterized protein LOC133837876, protein MSFGNMQHQQQHPLLSAISGNNYAGTQRAHYPSWHQHSHQLRQNPYLQQSHGRPGQLLAAASNHNGAYASTASGHSGYGIEPSVEYELQQTPPSGSYSSYHPSSSGGGGSGPPAYPPPHHHHHHAPKSAPTTSAPKKKKKSSGSVMSALTLLSFFFFVNMLQSCIKEHITDMNPTVMVLTSSGSRNRFNKLAEMNSREQTSSPASTTASASASASWQLGAIASSAVVPVIVTPAVTLHTPYSSGLVTNKPPVSQSHSYQQQSPPHHHQHHDDDYNYGHHTPYSGSPSSADFYPNRTHIDQSLRPDSDYYHHHQQQQEHPPYYPERDRHQLTYMDNGYAWSYSPNGNSHSQSPFHTQSHSQLPSPLLLHSHSHSHAAGSKRYSSSASLGAQSGVSSYSDNARYRQDYADDNDQRYNINDQRHDDDSAAAEQRRRVDDFYTHNNN, encoded by the exons ATGTCCTTTGGGAAtatgcagcatcagcagcaacatccgTTGCTGTCAGCCATTTCCGGCAATAATTATGC CGGCACACAGCGTGCGCATTACCCATCATGGCACCAACACTCGCATCAACTACGCCAAAATCCCTATCTGCAACAGTCGCATGGACGTCCCGGACAGCTGTTGGCCGCTGCTAGCAACCACAACGGTGCTTATGCCAGCACAGCCAGCGGCCACTCTGGCTATGG CATAGAGCCATCGGTGGAGTATGAGTTGCAACAGACGCCACCATCGGGCAGCTACTCATCGTATCATCCGAGCAgcagcggtggcggtggcagcggTCCGCCCGCATATCCGCCACcgcatcaccatcatcatcacgcACCGAAATCAGCGCCAACAACGTCGGCTCctaagaagaagaaaaagagtTCGGGTTCGGTGATGTCGGCGCTGACGCTGCTCtcgttcttcttttttgtgaACATGCTGCAGAGCTGCATCAAGGAGCACATCACCGACATGAATCCCACGGTAATGGTTCTCACATCGAGCGGCAGTCGCAATCGTTTCAATAAATTAGCTGAAATGAACTCACGCGAACAGACCTCATCGCCAGCATCCACCacagcatcggcatcggcatcagcATCTTGGCAATTGGGTGCTATTGCCAGCTCGGCTGTGGTGCCCGTCATTGTTACGCCCGCTGTGACGCTGCATACGCCGTATAGCAGCGGACTTGTGACTAATAAGCCGCCAGTCTCGCAGTCGCATTCGTATCAACAGCAATCACCgccacatcatcatcaacatcatgatgatgattataatTACGGACATCACACACCATACTCCGGATCGCCCTCATCTGCTGATTTCTATCCTAATCGCACACACATTGACCAATCGTTGCGCCCCGACTCTGactattatcatcatcatcagcagcagcaggaacatCCACCGTATTATCCCGAAAGGGACCGGCATCAGTTAACTTACATGGACAACGGCTATGCCTGGTCCTACAGCCCCAATGGCaattcgcattcgcagtcaCCGTTTCATACGCAATCGCATTCACAGTTGCCGtcgccgctgttgttgcattcacattcgcattcgcatgcAGCTGGCAGCAAACGTTACTCATCTTCAGCTTCGTTGGGCGCTCAGTCGGGCGTGAGCTCTTACTCGGATAATGCGCGGTATAGGCAAGACTATGCTGATGATAATGATCAACGTTACAACATCAATGACCAGCGTCATGATGATGATAGCGCTGCAGCTGAGCAGCGTCGACGCGTTGATGATTTCTACACgcacaataataattga
- the LOC133836779 gene encoding uncharacterized protein LOC133836779 — translation MLASAVTNCGYVLLQLLLLAPSALQSNSISLQPELPPPPKYLNNLIEDVIKERPAETLLLLKRQLDVNCSMEELNAIEVPIIRLDEFVMIMSIYSIIMTCLFNANLSTLLTMPLEKDYISNLEELRESGLPILFDNIFDIAVKNDIRRGFVNLSLDQTFFIDNDERLQMIQARNLQNVYFMNNEAWSTFDKLLTNDKSHVFCSPSALHFYKDMSLHGVLGYNSIYLNALNHFILRVQENGMKQHWVSESYEKMLKYMNHSQKIFYPNPLTYRDLQWVWELLGICYAVSILVFIGELCMKYWQRRHRERHVIIV, via the exons ATGTTGGCTTCAGCTGTGACTAATTGTGGCTACGTATTACTTCAACTTTTACTACTGGCGCCTAGTGCTCTACAGAGTAATTCTATAAGCTTGCAACCAGAATTACCTCCTCCCCCAAAATATCTCAATAATCTTATTGAAGATGTGATCAAGGAGAGACCTGCTGaaactttgttgcttttgaaACGTCAACTGGATGTGAATTGCTCCATGGAGGAACTCAATGCCATTGAAGTACCAATAATTCGCCTGGATGAa TTTGTAATGATAAtgagtatatatagtattatcaTGACCTGTTTGTTTAATGCTAACCTAAGTACACTATTAACAATGCCTTTGGAGAAagattatatttcaaatttggaaGAGCTTCGGGAAAGCGGTTTACCAATACTATTtgataatatatttgatatagcTGTAAAAAATGATATAAGAAGAGGATTCGTAAATTTATCTTTGgatcaaacattttttatagatAACGATGAACGGTTGCAAATGATACAGGCTAGgaatttacaaaatgtttatttcatGAATAATGAAGCTTGGAGTACTTTCGACAAATTACTAACGAATGACAAAAGCCATGTATTTTGTAGTCCTTCTGCTCTGCATTTTTATAAGGACATGTCACTACACGGTGTGTTAGGGTACAATTCCATTTATCTAAATGCCTTAAACCATTTTATACTAAGGGTTCAAGAAAATGGCATGAAACAGCATTGGGTCTCAGAAAGCTAtgagaaaatgttgaaatatatgAATCATTCTCAAAAGATTTTTTATCCGAATCCCTTGACTTATAGAGATTTACAATGGGTTTGGGAATTATTGGGAATATGTTATGCCGTATCTATTTTAGTATTCATAGGAGAACTGTGCATGAAATATTGGCAAAGAAGACATAGAGAAAGGcatgttattattgtttaa